The following coding sequences are from one Ficedula albicollis isolate OC2 chromosome 14, FicAlb1.5, whole genome shotgun sequence window:
- the TELO2 gene encoding telomere length regulation protein TEL2 homolog: protein PCFLEGPPGLVLCILLEALGSTGSGLDPREVVEVLEQFLQEGRVSALLWEVCHQQAQAGCLELQDSLLNKIVCLPEHVSNKLQGENPPVFFPQNYFPLLGDAVLQVLEKISDSLRGGLDCSISFVSHVLGKVCVHGRQKEILGVLVPRLTDLTKSDCIWQRMCWRLVECVPDRWMEAVVLGFVQRAPGADALSRLLGSLVVKNKKAQFVVTQKMLLLQYGHTTAVLQNLLGYLSLDSLRRPLLLRVLQELLETWSSSSAVKHSPAEQQLYISKAILICLSHLKEPEIESCRQELLTSMMEGVKCHLDSSLPQLRRLGMVVAEAISLKINTEGPVLKFEYEEDDETRELKSLLVQTPSFCVVPSLPDDDRSEKAGAALPLVLESSEKSHTAAPVTPGEESDAELDSDDDLIPYDMSEDKELKIKAPVYIRDCIEVLTGSRPEDVDKWEATVKALESLVRRNPAATREQVSVELAKILLHLEEKTCIEGFVEIRQRAQVAVLTTDPIPVAKYLTSQFYSLNYSLRQRMDILDVLVLAAQELSCPKFLGKTKHSGVQKPCIPLLPGSDSSKDWRRIVDERIKSKTRRFDMGQSRVELASHPNEFNSVAGYFFFPLIQHFDRPLTTFDLLGEDHLVLGRLVHTLAILMYLAVNTVAVTAMGKALLEFVWALRFHTDSYVRQGLLSCVSSLLLSVPMERILADMTEELLETQSWLGDVMEKDSDGDCRRLALQNLLLMENLKKKLEAVPS, encoded by the exons ccctgcttcCTGGAGGGCCCGCCCGGCCTCGTCCTCTGCATCTTGCTGGAGGCCCTTGGCTCCACGGG CTCTGGCCTTGACCCAAGGGAGGTAGTTGAGGtcctggagcagttcctgcaggAGGGCCGGGTGTCAGCGTTGCTGTGGGAGGTCTGTCATCAGCAGGCACAGGCgggctgcctggagctgcaggactcCCTGCTCAACAAGATCGTGTGTTTGCCCGAGCATGTGAGCAATAAACTCCAGGGGGAAAACCCACCAGTGTTCTTCCCACAGAACTACTTCCCTCTTCTGGGTGATGCAGTTCTCCAGGTGCTAGAGAAGATCTCTGACTCTCTGCGGG GTGGCTTGGACTGCTCCatctcttttgtttctcatgTCCTGGGGAAGGTGTGCGTTCATGGAAGGCAAA AGGAGATTCTGGGAGTTTTGGTGCCCCGCCTGACAGACCTCACTAAGTCAGACTGCATCTGGCAGAGGATGTGCTGGCGCTTGGTGGAATGTGTGCCAGACCGCTGGATGGAAGCAGTGGTCCTTGGTTTTGTGCAGAGGGCACCCGG GGCAGATGCCTTATCCAGATTGCTGGGGAGCCTGGTTGTGAAGAACAAGAAGGCTCAGTTTGTGGTGACACAGAAGATGCTGCTCTTGCAGTATGGCCACACG ACGGCAGTGCTGCAGAACCTCCTTGGCTACCTGTCCCTGGACAGCCTCCGACGCCCCTTGTTGCTCAGA GTGCTGCAGGAGCTATTGGagacctggagcagcagcagtgctgtgaaacactccccagctgagcagcagctctacATTAGCAAGGCTATCCTCATCTGCCTCTCACATCTGAAAGAGCCTGAAATTGAGAGCTGCAGACAAG AGCTTCTGACAAGCATGATGGAAGGTGTGAAATGCCATTTGGACAGCAGCCTGCCACAGCTAAGGCGTCTGGGCATGGTGGTGGCAGAGGCCATCAGcttgaaaataaacactgaGGGGCCTGTCCTGAAGTTTGAG TATGAAGAAGATGATGAAACAAGAGAATTGAAGTCACTTCTGGTGCAGACTCCATCATTCTGTGTTGTCCCCAGCCTTCCAGATGATGA CAGGAGTGAGAAAGCAGGTGCTGCACTCCCACTGGTGCTGGAGAGCAGTGAGAAATCCCATACAGCGGCCCCTGTGACGCCAGGTGAGGAGTCGGATGCTGAGCTTGACAG TGATGATGACCTCATCCCTTATGACATGTCTGAGGATAAAGAGCTAAAAATTAAGGCTCCTGTGTATATCCGAGACTGTATTGAGG TTCTGACTGGATCAAGACCTGAAGATGTGGACAAATGGGAAGCTACAGTCAAGGCCCTTGAGAGCTTGGTACGGAGGAATCCAGCAGCAACAAGAGAG caGGTTAGTGTGGAGCTGGCAAAAATATTATTGCATTTGGAGGAGAAGACCTGCATTGAAGGCTTTGTGGAGATCCGTCAAAGAGCTCAAGTAGCTGTTTTAACCACAGACCCAATACCT GTTGCAAAGTACTTGACCTCCCAGTTCTACTCTCTGAACTACAGTCTCCGTCAGCGCATGGACATCCTTGAT gttttggttttggcagCTCAGGAACTGTCCTGTCCCAAATTCCTTGGGAAGACCAAGCATTCTGGTGTCCAAAAGCCTTGTATCCCTCTCCTTCCAGGAAGTGACAGCTCTAAGGACTGGAGAAGAATTGTTGATGAGAGGATCAAAAGCAAAACTCGGAGATTTGATATG GGTCAGTCTCGTGTGGAACTGGCTTCCCACCCAAACGAGTTCAATTCTGTTGCTGggtatttctttttcccattgaTTCAGCACTTTGACAG GCCTTTAACAACATTTGATCTTCTGGGGGAAGATCACTTAGTCCTTGGAAGACTGGTCCACACTTTAGCAATCCTGATGTACTTGGCTGTCAACACTGTG gcagtgacagcaaTGGGAAAGGCACTGCTGGAGTTTGTTTGGGCGCTGCGTTTCCACACAGACTC GTACGTGCGCCAGGGCCTTTTGTCCTGtgtctcctccctgctcctcagcgTCCCTATGGAGCGGATTCTGGCAGACATGACAGAGGAGCTGTTGGAGACTCAGTCCTGGCTGGGAG ATGTGATGGAGAAGGACTCTGATGGGGACTGCAGAAGGCTGGCCCTACAGAACTTGCTGCTGATGGAGAACCTGAAAAAGAAACTCGAAGCTGTTCCTTCCTAG